In one window of Armatimonadota bacterium DNA:
- a CDS encoding sulfite exporter TauE/SafE family protein, which translates to MDLASIVVLIGAGIAVGALAGFLGIGGTPLIAPAILFALLRVPTAETVALRTSFGSALAAAAVLAGAGYVIHRRRADGQLRLAYVLGPAVAVGAFAGGSVASRLGPDALRTVFAVGAFLIAAWMLLSTDKEESQPRSPALWLGVPMGLAIGFFAALAGMGGAVFSIIILVNLFGYSMRTVTATSSFVQTCGAAFGCVGYAAAGWGKLSLVPLSLGYVNLPAAACVAAAGVPMAILGARFAHAARPGIARKVFAAVLVALALHMLRVF; encoded by the coding sequence GTGGACCTCGCTTCGATAGTAGTGCTGATCGGCGCAGGGATCGCCGTGGGCGCGCTCGCCGGGTTTCTCGGTATCGGCGGCACGCCGCTCATCGCTCCCGCGATCCTCTTCGCGCTGCTGCGGGTGCCGACGGCGGAAACGGTGGCGCTCCGCACCTCATTCGGGTCCGCGCTCGCCGCCGCAGCGGTGCTCGCCGGGGCAGGATACGTCATTCACCGCCGCCGCGCGGACGGCCAGCTACGGCTCGCATACGTCCTGGGGCCCGCCGTCGCCGTCGGGGCTTTCGCGGGCGGCAGCGTCGCGAGCAGGCTCGGGCCCGACGCCCTTCGCACGGTCTTTGCCGTCGGTGCGTTCCTGATTGCCGCGTGGATGCTCCTGAGCACCGACAAAGAGGAATCCCAGCCCCGGTCGCCCGCTCTGTGGCTTGGGGTGCCGATGGGCCTCGCCATCGGGTTCTTCGCCGCGCTGGCGGGCATGGGCGGAGCGGTCTTCAGCATCATCATCCTGGTCAATCTGTTCGGGTATTCGATGCGCACGGTAACGGCGACCTCGAGTTTCGTACAGACGTGCGGCGCCGCGTTCGGATGCGTCGGTTACGCCGCAGCCGGGTGGGGGAAGTTGAGTCTGGTGCCGCTGTCTCTTGGATACGTGAACCTGCCTGCCGCCGCGTGTGTCGCGGCAGCCGGCGTTCCCATGGCCATCCTCGGGGCGCGGTTCGCGCACGCGGCGCGCCCGGGGATCGCGCGGAAAGTCTTCGCTGCGGTACTGGTCGCCCTCGCGCTGCACATGCTGCGGGTGTTCTAG
- a CDS encoding family 10 glycosylhydrolase, with protein sequence MTLTVMLALGLLLFVMAGTGGAAPQPRNAPKVIVVNNDGFSDFYGGHYDSAQAIRESILPYRDTQVAVLEWCITSGSRVNYPSEVTEIIGEGMTEFPRRGDKLACETMQQLAAEGVDTLAVVCKAAHDAGVQCYASMRMNGDYPGSWMGEGIPAMFNSNFWREHPEFRVRDKNGEDRTKLSYAFAEVRDFKLRILAEAAQRDIDGINLDYLRHPAFFGYDEPLVKAFQDAYGQDPRQLPDDEARWLEMRAGVMTDFVRSVRSMLDAAGQAKGRHLGLSARVDWREYRQWGCDIERWMKDGLLDYLVVAQHSLGGYEFDLAPFAAMADGTGCAIYFGEEPTLSGHDRTPEEDKAIAEGKMKPPERDHLSLEQYCDRARTWYAAGADGIHIFNDWRNLPVLGVLGDPAKFPPAARQP encoded by the coding sequence ATGACACTCACCGTGATGCTTGCCCTTGGCCTACTGCTCTTCGTGATGGCCGGTACGGGAGGCGCCGCCCCCCAGCCGCGCAATGCGCCGAAGGTCATCGTGGTCAACAACGACGGCTTCAGCGATTTCTACGGCGGGCACTACGACTCGGCACAAGCCATTCGCGAGAGCATCCTCCCCTACCGCGACACGCAGGTCGCGGTGCTGGAATGGTGTATCACTTCGGGCAGCCGAGTTAACTACCCCTCCGAGGTCACTGAGATCATCGGCGAAGGGATGACGGAGTTTCCGCGCCGAGGCGATAAGCTGGCGTGCGAGACGATGCAGCAGCTGGCCGCGGAAGGCGTTGATACACTGGCCGTCGTCTGCAAGGCAGCCCACGACGCGGGCGTCCAGTGCTATGCCTCGATGCGGATGAACGGGGACTACCCGGGGAGCTGGATGGGCGAAGGCATTCCCGCCATGTTCAACAGCAACTTCTGGCGCGAGCATCCCGAGTTTCGCGTTCGCGACAAGAACGGCGAGGACCGCACGAAGCTGTCCTATGCGTTTGCCGAGGTCCGCGACTTCAAACTGCGCATCCTCGCGGAAGCCGCCCAGCGCGACATTGACGGAATCAATCTCGACTACCTGCGACACCCCGCTTTCTTCGGCTACGACGAACCGCTGGTGAAGGCGTTTCAGGACGCGTACGGGCAGGATCCGCGACAGCTTCCGGATGACGAGGCGCGCTGGCTGGAGATGCGGGCGGGCGTAATGACTGATTTTGTGCGCTCGGTCCGCTCAATGCTGGACGCGGCGGGCCAGGCCAAGGGACGCCACCTGGGGCTCTCGGCGCGCGTTGACTGGCGTGAGTACCGGCAGTGGGGGTGCGATATCGAGCGGTGGATGAAGGATGGCCTGCTCGATTACCTGGTCGTCGCGCAGCACTCGCTTGGCGGGTATGAGTTCGATCTGGCGCCCTTTGCCGCCATGGCCGACGGCACTGGCTGCGCGATCTACTTCGGCGAGGAACCGACCCTTTCCGGCCACGATCGCACACCCGAGGAAGACAAGGCAATCGCTGAGGGCAAGATGAAGCCGCCGGAGCGGGATCACCTCTCGTTGGAGCAGTACTGTGACCGCGCGCGCACGTGGTACGCGGCGGGCGCCGACGGCATTCACATATTCAACGACTGGCGCAACCTGCCGGTGCTGGGCGTGCTGGGGGATCCGGCGAAGTTCCCGCCGGCTGCACGGCAGCCCTAG
- a CDS encoding M55 family metallopeptidase — MKIYISCDLEGAAGVWQAEHGSKGTREYEEARRLLTAEVCAAVEGARDGGADDIIVADMHGGSGHLLIEQMPAGIRILEGVPHAPRFPFLDESVDAMFLIAYHAMAGTPGAVLVHTMMGTWQEFRANGRVLGEVGIDAAIAGCVGVPVALVTGDDKVCAEACALLGDIETAEVKQGIGATRALLLSPPDARALIRERAAAAVAKAKQLQPFDVGSPVDIRIRLSSIVAADAATRDDAQRVDPLTVRWAKPLIADYFGGLWPGPAR; from the coding sequence ATGAAGATCTACATCTCCTGCGACCTCGAAGGCGCCGCCGGCGTCTGGCAGGCCGAGCACGGCAGCAAGGGCACGCGCGAGTACGAGGAGGCGCGGCGCCTGCTCACCGCCGAGGTCTGCGCGGCCGTCGAGGGCGCGCGCGACGGCGGCGCAGATGACATCATCGTCGCCGACATGCACGGCGGCTCGGGCCACCTGCTCATCGAGCAGATGCCCGCCGGCATTCGGATCCTCGAAGGCGTGCCGCACGCGCCGCGCTTTCCATTCCTCGATGAATCCGTGGACGCCATGTTCCTCATCGCCTACCACGCCATGGCCGGGACGCCCGGCGCCGTCCTCGTGCACACCATGATGGGCACCTGGCAGGAGTTCCGCGCGAACGGGCGCGTGCTGGGGGAGGTGGGGATTGACGCTGCCATAGCGGGCTGTGTGGGCGTTCCGGTGGCACTGGTCACGGGTGATGACAAGGTCTGCGCCGAAGCCTGCGCGCTGCTAGGCGACATCGAGACCGCCGAGGTGAAGCAGGGCATCGGCGCAACCCGGGCGCTGCTACTTTCGCCGCCTGATGCGCGAGCGCTGATTCGCGAGCGGGCAGCGGCTGCGGTGGCGAAGGCGAAGCAACTCCAGCCGTTTGACGTCGGCTCGCCGGTTGACATTCGGATTCGCTTGTCCAGCATCGTGGCTGCCGATGCCGCCACCCGGGACGACGCGCAGCGAGTGGACCCGTTGACCGTGCGCTGGGCCAAGCCGTTGATTGCGGACTACTTCGGCGGACTGTGGCCGGGGCCGGCGAGGTAG
- a CDS encoding ABC transporter ATP-binding protein, with the protein MYSIVCSGLTKKFGDLVAVDGIDLNIREGEFLGFLGPNGAGKSTTIKMLCGLLRPTAGAIRIAGYDIATQPLEVKRSIGVLPEDINLYERLTGEEFLVFAGRMYGLAVEEARRRTADLLELMELTEAKDKLIVDYSLGMKKKTALAGALIHRPRVMFLDEPFNAIDPISVRAIRNVLRQLTEHGTTMFFTTHVMEVVERLCSRVAIIHRGRIVGEGDLADLRAKAEAGGDSSLEDIFIKLVEARVDEETLDWL; encoded by the coding sequence ATCTACAGCATCGTCTGCTCGGGGCTGACCAAGAAGTTTGGCGATCTCGTCGCGGTGGACGGCATCGATCTCAATATCCGCGAGGGAGAGTTTCTCGGTTTCCTCGGCCCGAACGGGGCGGGCAAGTCAACCACGATCAAGATGCTCTGCGGTCTGCTGCGTCCTACTGCGGGCGCCATTCGCATCGCCGGCTATGACATTGCGACCCAGCCGCTGGAGGTCAAGCGCAGCATCGGCGTATTACCCGAGGATATCAACCTCTACGAACGACTCACCGGCGAGGAGTTCCTCGTGTTCGCCGGGCGCATGTACGGCCTGGCGGTGGAGGAGGCCCGCCGCCGCACGGCCGACCTGCTGGAACTGATGGAGCTGACCGAGGCGAAAGACAAGCTGATCGTGGACTACTCGCTCGGCATGAAGAAGAAGACGGCGCTCGCCGGGGCGTTGATCCACCGGCCGAGAGTAATGTTTCTCGACGAGCCGTTCAACGCCATTGACCCCATCTCGGTGCGCGCGATCCGCAACGTCTTGCGGCAGCTCACGGAACACGGTACGACGATGTTCTTCACCACACACGTGATGGAGGTCGTCGAGCGCCTGTGCAGCCGCGTGGCGATCATCCATCGCGGTCGCATCGTCGGCGAGGGTGATCTTGCCGACCTGCGCGCCAAGGCCGAGGCGGGCGGCGATTCCTCGTTGGAGGATATTTTCATCAAGCTCGTCGAGGCGCGCGTTGACGAGGAGACGCTGGATTGGCTGTGA
- a CDS encoding asparagine synthase, translating into MAGIVGIAAPNEDQLVADALSKIEHRGGAGSTILSLDRATFGQAWPGAQETHVTCVEQHAVVLDGEIHNWTDLGVGATCPVEALELAYTCAGPEFVAQLDGPFAFAIAGPRGIFLARDQLGKAPLYYGRRDGAICFASELKALLGWADHIAHFPPGHYYEPDVGLRRYARIEAADTLDEDAESVAAELRDRLVSSVRKRVDGGEVGAWLSGGLDSATMTALARRQVSELPTFAVGVEGAPDLEYAQAVAEFVGTDHHERVCGLDEMLLVLPEVIYHLESFDALLVRSSLTNFLVGRLAAEHVPAVLSGEGGDELFAGYSYLRGMEPAELPAELVDITRRLHNTALQRVDRCSAAHGLVARTAFLGREVVEYALQIPPEMKLNGDTPGAEKWILRRAMDGLLPTSVLQRPKAKFWQGAGVGDQLAGHAEQLISDQEFESERALPDGTGLNTREELFYYRIFREQFGDVDPALVGRTKGAPVA; encoded by the coding sequence ATGGCGGGAATCGTTGGCATAGCCGCACCGAACGAGGATCAGCTTGTCGCAGATGCCCTGAGCAAGATAGAGCACCGCGGGGGCGCGGGATCCACCATTCTGTCGCTTGACCGAGCAACTTTCGGCCAGGCATGGCCCGGCGCGCAAGAGACGCACGTGACGTGCGTCGAGCAGCACGCGGTCGTGCTCGACGGTGAGATTCATAACTGGACCGATCTCGGTGTCGGCGCGACGTGCCCGGTTGAGGCGTTGGAGCTGGCATATACGTGCGCCGGACCCGAATTTGTGGCTCAACTCGACGGTCCCTTTGCGTTCGCTATCGCCGGGCCGCGCGGGATCTTCCTCGCGCGCGACCAGCTCGGCAAGGCACCTCTCTATTACGGGCGGCGCGACGGCGCAATCTGCTTTGCCTCAGAACTCAAGGCGTTGCTGGGTTGGGCCGACCACATCGCGCACTTCCCGCCTGGGCACTACTACGAGCCTGATGTAGGCCTTAGGCGATACGCGCGTATCGAAGCGGCGGATACTCTCGACGAGGATGCGGAGAGCGTTGCGGCCGAACTGCGCGACCGCCTGGTCAGCTCCGTGCGCAAGCGCGTGGACGGCGGTGAGGTCGGAGCATGGCTGTCGGGTGGCCTCGACTCCGCGACGATGACGGCGCTGGCCCGCCGACAGGTGTCGGAGTTGCCGACGTTTGCCGTCGGAGTGGAGGGCGCACCCGATCTCGAGTACGCGCAGGCGGTGGCGGAGTTTGTCGGCACCGACCACCACGAGCGCGTGTGTGGCCTCGACGAAATGCTGCTGGTCCTCCCCGAGGTCATCTACCATCTCGAATCGTTCGACGCGTTGCTGGTGCGTTCCAGCCTCACCAACTTTCTGGTCGGGCGCCTCGCTGCGGAGCATGTGCCCGCAGTATTGTCCGGCGAGGGGGGCGACGAGCTGTTCGCCGGCTATTCGTACCTCAGGGGGATGGAGCCCGCCGAGTTGCCTGCGGAATTGGTAGACATCACCAGGCGTTTGCACAACACCGCCTTGCAGCGCGTTGACCGCTGCTCGGCGGCCCACGGCTTGGTGGCGCGCACGGCGTTCCTCGGCCGCGAGGTGGTCGAGTACGCTCTGCAGATTCCGCCGGAGATGAAACTCAACGGGGACACCCCCGGTGCGGAGAAGTGGATTCTCCGCCGCGCGATGGACGGACTGCTCCCGACCTCGGTGCTGCAACGACCCAAGGCCAAGTTCTGGCAGGGCGCTGGCGTCGGCGATCAACTGGCTGGCCACGCCGAGCAGCTCATCTCCGACCAGGAATTCGAATCTGAGCGCGCGCTGCCGGACGGCACCGGCCTCAACACGAGAGAAGAGTTGTTCTACTACCGCATCTTCCGCGAGCAGTTCGGCGACGTGGACCCCGCGCTCGTCGGGAGAACGAAGGGCGCACCCGTCGCCTAG
- a CDS encoding alcohol dehydrogenase catalytic domain-containing protein produces MKAAFKQGETVTLRDIELRPLRPDEIRLRVEACGICGTDLHVVSGEQAEAPFGHEVAGVIVELGSAVSDLAVGQQVALDSSTPCGRCANCRNARQELCTDIKSFFHLGYMGLAGEMIAPAISAIPYLGLTPEVAALSEPLGVAIDMVRLAEMHPDSNVLIMGPGPIGLMALALVKRMGARRVFVSAYSSQKARARAAHEFGADVVIDPTETPLEDYDFDCAIDRILVTTRPPTFAGAFRAAAKGGIISFIGIGHGEDALCRFDANDFHFKKLQLRASFASPALFTPLALEYLREGVVDGEALISHRFPLERIEQAMATARDKARAVKVVVMP; encoded by the coding sequence ATGAAGGCAGCGTTCAAACAGGGCGAAACCGTCACACTGCGGGACATCGAGCTGCGGCCGCTGCGGCCCGACGAGATCCGGCTCCGCGTCGAGGCGTGTGGAATCTGCGGGACCGATCTGCACGTCGTTTCGGGCGAGCAAGCAGAGGCCCCGTTCGGACACGAGGTCGCCGGCGTCATTGTGGAACTCGGCTCGGCGGTAAGCGACCTCGCCGTGGGGCAACAGGTCGCGCTGGATTCCTCCACCCCGTGCGGTCGCTGCGCGAACTGCCGCAACGCGCGCCAGGAGTTGTGCACGGACATCAAGAGCTTCTTCCATCTCGGCTACATGGGACTTGCGGGGGAGATGATCGCGCCCGCGATCTCGGCGATCCCATACCTTGGGTTGACGCCGGAGGTGGCCGCGCTGAGCGAGCCGCTCGGGGTGGCGATTGACATGGTCAGGTTGGCGGAGATGCATCCGGATTCCAACGTCCTGATCATGGGGCCGGGGCCGATCGGGTTGATGGCGCTGGCATTGGTGAAGCGCATGGGCGCGCGCAGAGTGTTCGTCAGCGCCTACTCCAGCCAGAAGGCACGGGCGCGCGCCGCGCACGAGTTCGGCGCGGACGTCGTCATTGACCCGACGGAAACACCGCTGGAGGACTACGATTTCGACTGCGCGATCGATCGCATCCTGGTGACGACGCGGCCGCCTACCTTCGCCGGCGCCTTCCGGGCGGCAGCCAAAGGCGGGATCATCTCCTTCATCGGCATCGGCCACGGCGAGGATGCGCTGTGCCGTTTCGACGCCAACGATTTCCACTTCAAGAAGCTGCAACTGCGGGCTTCTTTCGCTTCCCCGGCGCTGTTCACACCGCTCGCGCTTGAGTATCTGAGGGAAGGCGTCGTGGATGGCGAGGCGCTAATCTCGCATCGCTTCCCGTTGGAGCGGATCGAGCAGGCGATGGCCACCGCGCGGGACAAAGCGCGCGCGGTCAAGGTCGTGGTGATGCCGTGA
- a CDS encoding glycoside hydrolase family 127 protein: MTERRGAAAPAASSEVEIRLTPFSPAQVRLLDGPCKAAQEADRRYLHALDLDRLLYPFRLNAGLDTPGEPLGGWEAPTVEVRGHFPGHYLSACARMYASTGDEELKATANAMVAELAKCQEALGGGYLSAFPAEYWDRLERMDSPPWAPYYVIHKIMAGLFDVYALCGNQQALDVLEGMAGYFKRRVDKLSTQQMDRVLTIEFGGMSEVLHDLYAVTGQAEDLELAHAFDQAAFLGPLSLEHDNLTEIHANTQIPKMLGAARHYELTGDERYRTAVEFFWERVVNTRSYATGGSNDREFWREPHRLAHTVGAQNQESCTTHNMLELTHYLIRWTGDPRCADYYERAFFNGVLGTQNPEDGMLIYFMPLGTGYTKQFGTPYDSFWCCYGTGVEAFSGLGDGIYFHDEGGLYVNLFIASAVEWLEKGVRLEQATDFPEQEGTTLVIHAERPTAFALRIRVPWWADRGVQVTVNGERVSAEARPTSYLTIDREWHDKDKVQVNLPMSLRAQPMPDDPELIALMYGPLVVAGLSEKHTYLPGDADDPQSWVKPVPGEPLTFRTVGQPTDVTFVPLYRVIHERYGVYWVVTQEGSRRHRQILADEEARRKRETRVVDRVLPGDEGSETAHNLQGRDTAAGPFGGKAWRHATSGGWWSWDIAVLPEVAMTLACTYWGDDVPPRRFDILVDGEVVATQSLNRDKPGEFFDVEYPIPAELTRGKSKVTVRFEPHEGNTAGGVFECAILKPE; encoded by the coding sequence ATGACTGAGCGGAGGGGCGCTGCGGCCCCCGCGGCGTCCTCGGAAGTCGAAATACGCTTGACGCCTTTCAGTCCGGCGCAGGTGCGCCTGCTCGACGGGCCGTGCAAGGCCGCCCAGGAGGCCGACCGTCGCTATCTTCATGCCCTCGACCTGGATCGGCTGCTATACCCCTTCCGCCTCAATGCCGGGCTGGACACGCCCGGCGAGCCGCTGGGCGGTTGGGAGGCACCGACGGTCGAGGTGCGCGGTCACTTCCCTGGGCACTATCTCTCCGCATGCGCCCGTATGTACGCCAGCACCGGCGATGAGGAATTGAAGGCGACGGCCAACGCAATGGTCGCGGAGCTGGCGAAGTGCCAGGAGGCGTTGGGCGGTGGCTACCTGTCAGCCTTTCCTGCGGAGTACTGGGACCGGCTCGAGCGCATGGACAGTCCGCCCTGGGCACCGTACTACGTCATCCACAAGATCATGGCGGGGCTGTTCGACGTGTACGCACTGTGCGGCAACCAGCAGGCCTTGGACGTGCTGGAGGGCATGGCGGGGTACTTCAAGCGCCGCGTTGACAAGCTGTCAACGCAGCAGATGGATCGCGTGCTGACCATCGAGTTCGGGGGAATGTCGGAGGTCCTGCACGATCTCTACGCGGTGACGGGACAGGCCGAGGACCTGGAGTTGGCGCATGCGTTCGACCAGGCAGCGTTTCTCGGGCCGCTCTCGCTGGAGCATGATAACCTGACGGAGATTCACGCGAACACGCAGATCCCAAAGATGCTCGGGGCCGCGCGTCACTACGAGCTGACCGGGGATGAGCGGTATCGCACCGCGGTCGAGTTCTTCTGGGAGCGCGTGGTGAACACGCGTTCATACGCTACCGGTGGAAGCAATGATCGCGAGTTCTGGCGCGAGCCGCATCGGCTGGCACACACCGTCGGGGCGCAGAATCAGGAGAGCTGCACGACGCACAATATGCTCGAGCTAACGCACTACCTGATACGCTGGACCGGCGATCCTCGCTGCGCCGACTACTACGAGCGCGCTTTCTTCAACGGCGTGCTCGGCACCCAGAACCCCGAGGATGGCATGCTCATCTACTTCATGCCTCTCGGCACCGGCTATACGAAGCAATTCGGCACGCCGTACGATTCCTTCTGGTGCTGCTACGGCACGGGGGTCGAGGCATTCTCCGGCCTGGGGGATGGCATCTACTTCCACGATGAAGGCGGCCTCTATGTCAACCTGTTCATCGCATCGGCGGTGGAATGGTTGGAAAAAGGCGTTCGGCTGGAGCAGGCCACCGACTTCCCGGAGCAGGAGGGAACTACGCTCGTTATTCATGCCGAACGTCCCACGGCGTTCGCGCTCCGGATTCGGGTGCCGTGGTGGGCCGACCGCGGCGTGCAGGTGACAGTTAACGGTGAGCGTGTGTCGGCGGAAGCAAGGCCCACGTCCTATCTGACAATCGACCGGGAATGGCATGACAAGGACAAGGTGCAGGTCAACCTGCCCATGAGCCTCCGCGCGCAGCCGATGCCCGACGACCCCGAGTTGATCGCGCTAATGTACGGCCCGCTGGTCGTGGCCGGGCTCAGCGAGAAGCACACATACCTTCCGGGTGATGCGGATGATCCGCAGTCCTGGGTCAAACCGGTTCCCGGGGAGCCGCTGACCTTCCGCACGGTGGGTCAGCCGACCGACGTGACGTTCGTCCCGCTGTATCGAGTGATCCACGAGCGTTACGGCGTCTATTGGGTCGTGACGCAGGAGGGGAGCCGGCGGCACCGGCAGATACTCGCGGACGAGGAGGCGCGGCGAAAGCGGGAAACGCGGGTGGTTGACCGGGTCCTTCCCGGCGACGAGGGATCGGAAACGGCACATAATCTCCAGGGCCGCGACACCGCGGCGGGGCCGTTCGGCGGGAAGGCCTGGCGTCACGCGACGAGCGGCGGGTGGTGGAGCTGGGACATCGCAGTGCTTCCTGAAGTCGCGATGACGCTCGCGTGTACCTATTGGGGGGACGATGTTCCGCCGCGGCGGTTCGACATCCTGGTGGATGGCGAGGTCGTCGCCACGCAGTCGCTGAACCGCGACAAGCCCGGCGAATTCTTCGACGTGGAGTATCCGATACCGGCAGAATTGACGCGCGGCAAGAGCAAAGTGACAGTGCGGTTCGAGCCGCATGAGGGCAACACCGCAGGCGGCGTGTTCGAGTGCGCCATCCTCAAGCCCGAGTGA
- a CDS encoding permease has protein sequence MTRDIVVATVAMGVIAAALYGTAAWRSPAVVASGGLGGARNFVTILPLLALSFAIAGLVQAWVPREVISRWLGAQSGLRGIGIGCLMGAVTPGGPYISFPIVAAIYKAGAGIGTVVAFVTAWSLWAVARLPLELALIGPEVTLKRIAATAVFPPLAGLLARVLFE, from the coding sequence ATGACGCGTGACATAGTAGTAGCAACGGTCGCAATGGGGGTCATCGCTGCGGCGTTGTACGGTACTGCAGCCTGGCGCAGTCCCGCAGTGGTCGCCTCCGGGGGGCTCGGCGGAGCCAGGAACTTCGTGACCATCCTGCCACTGCTCGCCTTGTCGTTCGCGATTGCCGGGTTGGTTCAGGCGTGGGTGCCGCGAGAGGTGATCAGCCGTTGGCTCGGCGCGCAGTCAGGGCTGCGCGGAATCGGCATCGGTTGCCTGATGGGCGCGGTCACGCCAGGTGGGCCGTACATCAGCTTCCCCATTGTCGCGGCGATCTACAAGGCGGGCGCGGGTATCGGCACGGTCGTCGCTTTCGTCACCGCGTGGTCGCTATGGGCGGTCGCCCGCCTGCCGCTCGAACTCGCGTTGATCGGGCCCGAAGTGACCCTCAAGCGCATCGCCGCGACCGCAGTCTTTCCGCCGCTGGCCGGGCTGCTCGCGCGTGTTCTATTCGAGTAG